From a single Thermodesulfovibrionia bacterium genomic region:
- a CDS encoding tyrosine-type recombinase/integrase, with the protein MKKIKIGYPNIFKRSNGIWNIQYSRDVRRSIRTRDESIARAVLQQAIRKMLDSKLLSIEKVKSIMLDDFIREYIEKRELMDIEPRTVDNDRLAFRRFREIVGNQRLRKIDRADVDRFKLSLLREGRAKGYINSLLRSLTTGFNYAVKEAGYISYNPFIKKNRHDNVLFKMDEQLPKFISPENIERIFDAISSKDLVLFCDNSGFWHINDSGKDIPLGPKKEFRAQEFLRDEKARRDDFYLAVKIYLYTGMRRSELIRLNRQDIDLRNGLIYIRDTKSKKDRAVPIHDDLRLLLENVHEGIGKLFPRWSSADVMTALFRKYADKAGVSATLHHLRHSFGSYLSMAGEDINKIQKLMGHSDIKTTQIYAKVNTESLRSTIGKLNYGK; encoded by the coding sequence ATGAAAAAGATTAAGATTGGTTATCCAAACATCTTTAAAAGAAGTAATGGCATATGGAATATCCAGTATTCAAGAGATGTGAGGAGATCGATCAGGACGAGGGATGAGTCAATAGCCAGGGCAGTACTGCAGCAGGCGATCAGGAAAATGCTTGACAGTAAGTTATTAAGCATTGAGAAGGTCAAGAGTATAATGCTGGATGACTTTATCCGTGAATATATCGAGAAGCGCGAGCTGATGGATATCGAGCCGCGGACTGTTGACAATGACCGCCTGGCATTCAGGCGCTTTAGAGAGATTGTCGGCAATCAGAGGCTCCGGAAGATAGACCGTGCTGATGTTGATAGATTTAAGCTCAGCCTCTTAAGGGAAGGACGTGCAAAAGGCTATATCAACTCCCTGCTCCGGTCTCTTACAACAGGTTTCAACTATGCCGTGAAAGAAGCAGGGTATATTTCATATAATCCATTCATTAAAAAGAACCGGCACGACAATGTGCTATTCAAGATGGATGAGCAGCTCCCGAAGTTCATATCACCTGAGAATATTGAGAGGATATTTGATGCTATCAGCAGTAAAGACTTGGTTCTGTTTTGCGACAACAGCGGGTTTTGGCATATCAATGATTCAGGAAAAGATATCCCGCTCGGGCCCAAGAAGGAGTTCCGGGCCCAAGAGTTCTTAAGGGATGAGAAGGCGCGCCGCGATGATTTTTATCTGGCAGTGAAGATATATCTCTATACCGGGATGCGGCGTTCAGAGCTTATAAGGCTGAATAGGCAGGACATAGACCTGCGCAACGGCCTTATCTATATCAGAGACACAAAGAGCAAGAAGGACAGGGCTGTGCCTATTCATGACGACCTGAGGCTTCTCCTTGAGAATGTACACGAAGGCATAGGCAAGCTCTTCCCGCGCTGGAGCTCGGCAGACGTGATGACAGCGCTCTTCAGGAAGTACGCAGACAAAGCAGGGGTATCAGCGACCCTGCATCATCTGAGGCATTCATTCGGCAGCTACCTCTCTATGGCTGGAGAGGATATTAATAAAATCCAGAAGCTGATGGGACACAGTGACATCAAGACAACGCAGATCTATGCGAAGGTCAACACAGAGTCACTACGGAGTACCATCGGTAAACTGAACTACGGGAAGTAG
- a CDS encoding Fic family protein, giving the protein MTSAINKMTPLYPENAEELHDLALSVIQKSAALGSRQHPVTLRSLHELLRIINSYYSNLIEGHNTHPYDIVRAMQKKYDTEPAKRNLQLESVAHITVQRDMEKKLQDEPESNIASHEFLCYIHREFYMQLPEEFLIVKDPDTGRESRVVPGELRTEAVKVGRHIPPESSSLNDLLDRFGEFYAPEHHHGAAKLVATAAAHHRFMWIHPFLDGNGRVARLFTEAYFHRIPVLGYGLWSVSRGLARRNADYKAALTWADAPRRNDLDGRGNLSNEGLIHFCRFFLEVCLDQVEYMSDLLKLEELIQRIRHYVDLRNRGMVLGPSGEKQPLRPEASGMLQEVLIHGVSTRGDVIKASGLKERTGRSLLGILLEEGLLVSDTPKGEVRVGFPIHAAGWFFPELYPTS; this is encoded by the coding sequence TGACGCCTCTTTATCCTGAAAATGCTGAGGAGCTTCACGACCTTGCCCTGTCTGTAATCCAGAAGTCTGCGGCCCTTGGCAGCCGGCAGCATCCTGTCACACTCCGTTCGCTGCATGAGTTACTCCGAATAATTAACAGTTATTATTCCAATCTGATCGAGGGTCATAACACTCATCCATATGATATTGTGCGCGCGATGCAGAAGAAGTATGACACCGAACCGGCAAAGCGTAATCTCCAGTTAGAGAGTGTTGCTCATATTACTGTTCAGAGGGACATGGAAAAAAAATTACAAGACGAGCCTGAGTCCAATATTGCGAGTCATGAATTCCTTTGTTATATACACCGGGAATTTTATATGCAATTGCCTGAGGAGTTTCTGATCGTGAAGGATCCTGATACAGGCCGCGAAAGCAGGGTTGTGCCGGGCGAGCTGCGCACAGAAGCGGTAAAAGTCGGACGGCATATTCCGCCGGAAAGTAGTTCTCTAAATGACCTACTTGATCGGTTCGGAGAATTTTATGCGCCGGAACATCATCATGGTGCGGCAAAGCTCGTTGCAACAGCCGCTGCTCACCATCGATTCATGTGGATACATCCTTTCCTCGACGGCAACGGCCGGGTGGCTCGTCTATTTACAGAGGCATATTTTCATCGGATTCCAGTTCTCGGCTACGGGCTCTGGTCCGTGAGTCGCGGGCTTGCCCGCCGTAACGCTGATTATAAAGCTGCGCTCACCTGGGCGGATGCTCCACGGCGCAATGACCTCGACGGCAGAGGGAATCTGTCGAATGAAGGGCTGATACACTTCTGCCGGTTTTTTCTGGAAGTCTGCCTTGACCAGGTGGAATATATGAGCGACCTGCTGAAGCTCGAAGAACTCATTCAGAGGATCAGGCACTATGTTGACCTTAGAAACAGGGGCATGGTCCTCGGGCCATCGGGCGAAAAGCAGCCTCTTCGGCCAGAGGCATCCGGAATGCTTCAGGAAGTCCTGATACACGGCGTCTCGACGCGGGGTGATGTCATTAAGGCTTCAGGGCTGAAGGAACGCACAGGACGAAGCCTGCTGGGAATTCTTCTTGAGGAAGGATTGCTGGTTTCGGATACTCCGAAGGGAGAGGTTAGGGTAGGGTTTCCTATCCATGCGGCAGGATGGTTTTTCCCGGAGTTGTATCCGACGTCATAG
- a CDS encoding winged helix-turn-helix domain-containing protein, producing the protein MLESLFGNITIEKIFFFINTYGEGYPLGMAKTFDLPVNRIQQQLKRLEEGGIVVSRLAGRVRLYTFNPRYPFLNELKALISKAYDFFPENEKEKYYRQRTRPRRAGKPL; encoded by the coding sequence ATGTTAGAGTCCCTGTTTGGAAACATAACAATAGAGAAGATATTCTTCTTCATCAACACATATGGAGAAGGCTATCCGCTTGGGATGGCCAAGACCTTTGATCTGCCGGTCAACAGGATCCAGCAGCAGCTCAAGAGGCTGGAGGAAGGTGGCATAGTAGTAAGCCGTCTTGCCGGAAGGGTGAGGCTTTATACGTTTAACCCGAGATACCCTTTTCTTAATGAACTTAAGGCTCTCATATCAAAGGCCTATGATTTCTTTCCAGAAAATGAGAAGGAAAAGTACTACCGCCAGCGTACCAGGCCTAGAAGGGCGGGCAAACCGCTATGA